Proteins from one uncultured Anaeromusa sp. genomic window:
- a CDS encoding ABC transporter substrate-binding protein — MIRIGILQLTQMLDDAVEGFQEGLQVLNVKAEFIYRNADGQPSRLPQLAAELAAADVSLIFACTTPSALAAIALPEDIPVVYTPVFDPVGAGLAASLEKPGGNATGVSGMVSAAEKITFMRRLLPNLARLGILFHAHDANAQLEMKHFRQAASAADLCCVEIPLEKAEDISSLPQLLPEDLDAIFLPIGKALEDNFASIVYYTDTLALPIVASHAPNVPAGALGALVADHRQLGKACAAKAAAILAGTPAGSIPVDIVKEPHVLLNSFAALNLGVDLAADLQAEAREIFE, encoded by the coding sequence ATGATCCGTATTGGAATTTTACAACTAACCCAAATGTTGGATGATGCCGTCGAAGGCTTCCAAGAAGGACTCCAGGTCTTGAACGTAAAGGCGGAGTTTATTTATCGCAACGCTGACGGCCAGCCTTCCCGGCTGCCTCAGTTAGCAGCAGAGCTGGCGGCAGCCGACGTAAGCTTGATCTTCGCCTGCACCACTCCGTCCGCCTTGGCGGCGATTGCTCTGCCCGAAGATATCCCTGTCGTCTACACGCCTGTATTTGATCCCGTCGGCGCCGGTCTGGCCGCCTCTCTCGAGAAGCCTGGCGGTAACGCTACCGGTGTTTCCGGCATGGTTTCAGCCGCTGAGAAAATCACTTTTATGCGCCGGTTGCTGCCCAACCTAGCTCGTCTGGGCATTTTATTCCACGCTCACGATGCTAACGCGCAGCTGGAAATGAAGCATTTCCGCCAGGCGGCATCCGCTGCAGACCTGTGCTGCGTAGAAATCCCTCTGGAAAAAGCCGAAGATATCTCTTCCTTGCCGCAGTTGCTGCCGGAAGATTTGGACGCGATCTTTTTACCCATCGGCAAGGCCCTTGAGGATAATTTCGCCTCCATTGTCTACTACACCGATACGTTAGCTTTGCCTATTGTCGCTTCCCATGCCCCCAACGTTCCTGCCGGCGCTTTAGGCGCTCTTGTTGCGGACCACCGCCAACTAGGAAAAGCCTGCGCTGCCAAAGCCGCTGCCATTCTCGCCGGAACTCCGGCTGGCAGCATTCCTGTGGATATCGTGAAAGAACCTCATGTTTTGTTAAATTCCTTTGCCGCCCTAAATCTTGGCGTGGATCTCGCGGCCGACCTACAGGCGGAAGCACGGGAAATTTTCGAATAA
- a CDS encoding U32 family peptidase, producing MELTRQSVEILAPVGNWDVLEAAIGAGADAVYLGGKRFNMRMHRTDTNFDDEKLARAIAYAHERNVKLYVTVNNLISDREMPGMRQYLELLQKLQPDALIVQDLSILQLAKETGFTVPLHASVMMNTHNEHAVRQLQAYGLTRVVTNREMTLDQLRLLKERTGIEIEYFIHGDMCIAQSGQCIHSGVLFGQSSNRGRCLKPCRWPYQLVDAQSGDVLESGEQGPYKLALKDMCLYNHLPELIQAGVCSFKIEGRMRTADFVSNIVHLYSSAIDRYFNDPTGYYLTEKEWQEMQENRSRDLSTCYSFGNPGAAAIGYTGEREPRFFSQAVVEPGLDTPIALPKQQMAADFPHQPTLSVRVADRAAASEALENGANTLYVGGESFLPHRPWTKENLKALAQEAHTANAKVVVAAPRITLERECSEWSHLFKQAAELGLDGLMVSSIGMLRLANEHASLPIYGDLSLNLFNGVTAKWLQDNGLRQGTVSAEATCEQIWDLCQHTPLPLEMIIHGPLEAMVMDHHLPEAILGLEKADVDRSYGLLDTAGQIHPIAIDQYERNHVLFAKDLCLLPFLPALTSVGSYRIEGQHYTPALVGQITKTYRNELDELAAKKDAYALSSDAVTALSAASPRPLGIGAFRYRISR from the coding sequence ATGGAACTGACTCGTCAAAGCGTGGAAATTCTTGCCCCTGTCGGCAACTGGGACGTACTGGAGGCCGCCATCGGCGCCGGAGCGGATGCCGTATATCTCGGAGGCAAGCGCTTCAATATGCGTATGCATCGCACCGACACCAATTTCGATGATGAAAAGCTGGCCCGGGCCATTGCCTACGCCCATGAACGAAACGTCAAACTATACGTAACTGTAAACAATTTAATCAGCGACCGGGAAATGCCGGGCATGCGCCAATACCTGGAACTATTGCAAAAACTGCAGCCTGACGCCCTGATTGTACAAGACCTCTCCATTCTGCAGTTGGCCAAGGAAACCGGTTTTACGGTTCCCTTGCACGCCTCGGTCATGATGAATACCCATAACGAGCACGCAGTGCGGCAATTGCAAGCTTACGGCCTCACCCGCGTGGTTACCAACCGGGAAATGACGCTGGATCAGCTGCGCCTTCTTAAAGAACGCACAGGCATTGAAATTGAGTACTTCATTCACGGAGACATGTGCATCGCCCAAAGCGGTCAATGCATTCACTCCGGCGTACTCTTCGGGCAAAGTTCCAACCGCGGCCGCTGCCTCAAGCCCTGCCGCTGGCCTTATCAGCTAGTCGACGCCCAAAGCGGCGACGTATTGGAGTCCGGCGAACAAGGCCCTTACAAACTAGCCTTAAAAGATATGTGCCTATATAATCACCTGCCGGAACTCATTCAAGCCGGCGTTTGCTCCTTTAAAATTGAAGGGCGCATGCGTACCGCCGACTTTGTGAGCAATATCGTCCATCTCTACAGCAGCGCAATTGATCGTTATTTTAACGATCCCACAGGCTATTACTTAACCGAAAAAGAGTGGCAGGAAATGCAGGAAAACCGTTCCCGCGACCTTTCCACCTGCTATTCCTTCGGCAACCCCGGCGCCGCCGCCATCGGCTACACAGGCGAACGAGAGCCGCGTTTTTTCAGTCAAGCCGTTGTGGAACCAGGCCTTGATACGCCGATAGCTTTGCCAAAACAGCAAATGGCCGCTGATTTTCCTCATCAGCCTACGCTGTCCGTGCGCGTAGCTGACCGCGCCGCTGCGTCAGAAGCTTTGGAAAACGGCGCCAACACCTTGTATGTAGGCGGTGAAAGCTTCCTGCCACACCGGCCTTGGACGAAAGAAAATTTAAAAGCCCTGGCCCAAGAAGCGCATACGGCAAACGCTAAAGTGGTTGTTGCCGCCCCCCGTATTACCTTGGAACGAGAGTGCAGTGAATGGTCTCATTTGTTCAAACAGGCCGCGGAGTTAGGCCTTGACGGCCTGATGGTCAGCAGCATCGGCATGCTTCGTTTGGCGAACGAGCACGCTTCCTTGCCGATCTATGGCGATCTTTCTTTGAATCTGTTTAACGGCGTTACCGCCAAGTGGCTGCAAGACAACGGCCTGCGCCAAGGAACCGTCTCCGCGGAAGCCACTTGTGAACAGATTTGGGATCTTTGCCAGCACACCCCCTTGCCGCTGGAAATGATTATCCACGGACCTTTGGAAGCTATGGTCATGGACCACCATTTGCCGGAAGCCATTCTTGGCCTGGAAAAAGCAGACGTTGACCGCTCCTACGGACTGCTGGACACAGCCGGACAGATTCACCCCATTGCCATCGATCAGTATGAGCGCAATCATGTTCTCTTCGCTAAAGATCTTTGCCTGCTGCCTTTCCTGCCAGCGCTGACCTCTGTCGGCAGCTACCGCATTGAAGGCCAGCATTACACCCCGGCTTTGGTGGGACAAATCACCAAAACGTACCGCAACGAGCTCGACGAACTCGCGGCTAAAAAAGACGCTTATGCACTCTCCTCTGATGCCGTAACCGCTCTGAGCGCAGCCAGCCCAAGACCCTTGGGCATTGGCGCTTTCCGTTACCGCATTTCCCGGTAA
- a CDS encoding aspartate aminotransferase family protein — translation MSQFIGPEEILRKKKEYMIPCVYHFFQEPMQLVRGSMQHLYDQNGKEYLDCFAGVSVVNCGHCNPDITKEICKQVETLQHTCTIYLTEPIVNLAESLAQVTPGELQKTFFCSSGTEANEGAALLATLHTNHHEFIALRQGLHGRTKLTMSLTGIGMWRTDPSPVGGIHFAPNAYCYRCPLGKRHPECNLACADEIENVIKFSTSGQVAAFFAEPIQGNGGIITPPAGYFQRVKEILDHYGILLVMDEVQTGFGRTGKWFACEHYGINPDIMTMAKALGNGTPVGAFTATAAVADSYTRPGASTLGGNPVTATASLATLRYLKEHNLPERAAKLGAYLKKGLQELQQRHPAIGDVRGLGLMLGAEIILPDGSAAGDWVDAILEDLKNKGFLIGKNGPGRNVLAFQPPLVIEERDLARLLDALDDSLAKICS, via the coding sequence ATGAGTCAGTTCATCGGTCCCGAGGAAATTCTTCGCAAAAAGAAAGAATATATGATTCCTTGTGTCTATCATTTTTTCCAGGAGCCCATGCAGCTGGTACGTGGCAGCATGCAGCATCTTTACGACCAAAACGGTAAAGAATACTTGGATTGTTTTGCCGGAGTCTCTGTTGTTAACTGCGGCCACTGCAATCCGGACATCACCAAAGAAATCTGCAAGCAGGTGGAAACGCTCCAGCATACCTGTACCATTTATCTTACCGAGCCTATTGTCAATTTAGCGGAGTCCTTGGCGCAAGTAACGCCTGGGGAATTGCAAAAGACTTTCTTTTGTTCCTCCGGCACGGAAGCCAATGAAGGCGCCGCTCTGTTGGCAACCCTACATACAAACCACCATGAATTCATCGCCCTGCGGCAAGGCCTTCACGGCCGCACAAAGCTGACCATGAGTCTTACCGGCATCGGCATGTGGCGTACTGATCCTTCCCCTGTGGGGGGCATCCATTTTGCGCCTAACGCCTATTGCTACCGCTGTCCTTTAGGCAAGCGCCATCCCGAATGCAATCTGGCCTGCGCTGACGAGATAGAAAATGTCATCAAGTTTTCCACGTCCGGACAAGTCGCCGCCTTCTTCGCCGAACCCATCCAGGGCAACGGCGGCATCATCACGCCGCCTGCCGGATATTTCCAGCGCGTTAAGGAAATTCTGGACCATTACGGCATTCTTCTTGTCATGGATGAAGTGCAAACCGGTTTTGGCCGCACTGGCAAATGGTTTGCCTGCGAGCACTATGGCATTAATCCGGATATTATGACCATGGCGAAAGCGCTGGGCAACGGCACTCCTGTGGGAGCCTTCACCGCCACCGCCGCTGTCGCCGACAGCTATACCCGCCCCGGCGCCTCCACGCTAGGAGGCAATCCCGTGACTGCCACGGCTTCGTTGGCTACCTTGCGCTATCTCAAGGAGCATAATCTGCCTGAACGCGCCGCCAAGCTTGGGGCTTACCTAAAAAAAGGACTCCAAGAGCTGCAGCAGCGCCATCCCGCTATCGGCGATGTACGCGGTTTGGGCTTGATGCTGGGCGCAGAAATTATCCTGCCTGACGGCTCTGCCGCTGGCGACTGGGTGGACGCTATTTTAGAAGACCTCAAAAACAAAGGCTTCTTGATTGGCAAAAACGGCCCTGGCCGTAATGTCCTGGCCTTCCAGCCTCCTCTGGTTATCGAGGAAAGGGACCTCGCCCGGCTTCTCGACGCCCTGGATGACTCGCTTGCAAAAATCTGCAGCTGA
- the nadC gene encoding carboxylating nicotinate-nucleotide diphosphorylase, with amino-acid sequence MQKLQLRSMLQVWLEEDLGSGDITSELLVAGQQVTAIIHAKEPGVIAGLEAAAEVFRLLDPEVQFRCLVSDGEEVQAGVLLAEISGSARALLSGERLALNLLQHLSGIATKTARWQKLLHGTKARLTDTRKTLPGLRQLQKQAVRLGGGANHRMGLFDGVLIKDNHIKIAGGVAKAVRLAKAGAPHTLKVEVEVEDLAGLDEALSAGADIIMLDNIGDAMMIEAVRLAKGRAILEASGGLSEERLAAVAATGVDFISAGALTHSVQALDISMDIGTPKSK; translated from the coding sequence ATGCAAAAATTGCAATTGAGAAGTATGCTGCAGGTGTGGCTGGAAGAAGATTTGGGCAGTGGTGATATAACTTCGGAACTCTTGGTTGCCGGACAGCAGGTAACCGCCATTATTCATGCGAAAGAGCCGGGGGTAATTGCCGGTTTGGAAGCGGCAGCAGAAGTTTTTCGTTTGCTGGATCCGGAAGTGCAGTTCCGGTGTTTAGTGTCCGATGGTGAGGAGGTGCAGGCAGGTGTGTTGTTGGCGGAAATTTCAGGGAGTGCTCGGGCTTTACTGAGCGGTGAGAGGCTGGCGCTTAACCTGTTGCAGCATTTGAGCGGCATTGCGACAAAAACAGCGCGGTGGCAGAAACTTCTGCATGGGACAAAGGCGCGCTTGACGGATACGAGAAAAACGCTGCCAGGATTGCGCCAACTGCAAAAACAGGCGGTGCGTCTTGGTGGTGGGGCCAATCACCGAATGGGGTTATTTGACGGGGTGCTGATTAAAGACAATCATATCAAAATCGCCGGTGGTGTTGCCAAAGCAGTGCGTTTGGCTAAGGCGGGAGCTCCACATACCTTGAAAGTGGAGGTGGAAGTGGAAGATCTGGCAGGCCTGGACGAGGCTTTGAGCGCCGGTGCGGACATTATTATGCTCGATAATATTGGAGATGCAATGATGATTGAAGCGGTGCGTCTGGCTAAGGGCAGGGCGATCTTAGAAGCCTCTGGCGGTTTGAGTGAAGAGCGCTTGGCGGCAGTAGCGGCAACCGGGGTGGATTTTATCTCAGCAGGAGCTTTGACGCACAGTGTGCAGGCCTTGGATATCAGCATGGACATTGGTACTCCTAAAAGTAAATAG
- the nadB gene encoding L-aspartate oxidase, which yields MNRRYLRNFDTTQLDCLETPCLIVGAGVAGLWTALKLARSGCRVMLMAKGEVTDSNSHHAQGGIAAAVGADDFPELHNQDTLAAGGDLCNKTVAQLVTDQGPEAIAALAAAGVAFDANQNSWRLGREGGHRRHRIMHIDGDATGAGIVRALWQRVQKEPLIQVRTQCMALDLLVTDGRCRGVLAQAGPMGEMLTVAAGVTILATGGAGQLYRYTTNPEGATGDGVAMAYRAGVCLKDLEFMQFHPTALAVPGLPSFLISEAVRGEGAPLLDGKRDRFMLQEHALGELAPRDIVARAIYRRCKKKQDVVLDTTQVSGFSVRFPGIYAACRRLGLDPCQESLPVAPAAHYWMGGIRIDLQGKTSLPGLYACGEVACSGLHGANRLASNSLLEGIVFGGSVAAAAAWEARRPIVRAALAYRQERPALADSLIWREQISACMESHAGVEREKNSLSSGLQWFMSNAVSLDAAEPLTVEDAETCNLFTLGRLVVQAALWRKESRGCHYRLDFEEKKAVGKHQVVKWRRKGGKICKNCN from the coding sequence ATGAACAGACGTTATTTGCGGAATTTTGACACGACACAGCTTGACTGTCTGGAAACTCCTTGCCTGATCGTAGGGGCTGGCGTAGCAGGACTTTGGACGGCATTGAAGCTGGCCCGCAGCGGTTGTCGGGTCATGCTTATGGCTAAAGGGGAAGTAACTGACAGCAACAGTCATCATGCACAGGGAGGCATTGCGGCTGCTGTGGGGGCAGACGATTTTCCGGAACTGCATAATCAAGACACCTTGGCGGCTGGCGGCGATTTGTGCAATAAAACAGTGGCCCAGTTAGTGACGGACCAGGGGCCGGAAGCGATTGCGGCGTTAGCTGCGGCCGGGGTTGCTTTTGATGCCAACCAGAATAGCTGGCGTCTGGGGCGGGAAGGCGGGCATCGGCGTCACCGGATTATGCACATTGATGGAGATGCTACAGGGGCTGGCATTGTGCGAGCTTTGTGGCAGCGTGTGCAGAAAGAGCCGCTCATTCAGGTACGCACACAGTGCATGGCTCTTGATTTATTGGTGACTGACGGGCGCTGCCGCGGTGTTTTAGCACAAGCAGGCCCAATGGGCGAAATGCTGACGGTGGCCGCAGGAGTGACTATTTTAGCAACCGGCGGCGCAGGGCAGCTTTACCGGTATACTACCAATCCTGAAGGAGCTACCGGAGACGGCGTGGCGATGGCCTATCGAGCAGGTGTGTGTTTGAAGGATTTGGAGTTCATGCAGTTTCATCCCACGGCGCTTGCGGTTCCGGGGCTGCCGTCCTTTCTCATCTCAGAAGCGGTACGTGGTGAAGGGGCGCCGCTCCTTGATGGCAAAAGGGACCGGTTTATGCTGCAAGAGCATGCTTTGGGCGAGCTGGCCCCGCGGGATATTGTGGCGCGAGCCATTTATCGCCGTTGCAAGAAAAAGCAGGATGTAGTTTTGGACACGACGCAAGTAAGTGGTTTTTCGGTTCGATTTCCTGGTATTTATGCGGCTTGTCGTCGCTTAGGATTGGATCCTTGCCAAGAGTCCTTGCCGGTTGCACCGGCGGCGCATTACTGGATGGGTGGGATTCGCATTGATTTGCAGGGCAAGACGAGCCTGCCTGGACTATATGCCTGCGGCGAAGTAGCTTGCAGCGGGTTGCACGGCGCCAATCGCTTAGCCAGTAATTCGCTGCTGGAAGGGATCGTCTTTGGCGGGAGTGTGGCGGCCGCGGCCGCCTGGGAAGCACGGCGTCCTATCGTTAGGGCTGCTCTTGCGTATCGGCAGGAGCGGCCTGCACTGGCAGACTCCCTGATCTGGAGAGAGCAAATCAGCGCGTGTATGGAAAGCCATGCCGGCGTGGAACGAGAAAAAAACTCACTTTCTTCAGGCTTGCAGTGGTTTATGAGCAATGCCGTTAGTTTGGATGCAGCAGAGCCGTTAACTGTGGAAGATGCAGAAACTTGCAATCTCTTTACCCTTGGCCGCCTAGTGGTGCAAGCCGCCCTGTGGCGTAAGGAAAGCCGAGGCTGTCATTATCGCTTAGATTTTGAGGAGAAAAAAGCTGTAGGAAAGCACCAGGTTGTGAAGTGGCGTCGCAAAGGAGGGAAAATATGCAAAAATTGCAATTGA
- the nadA gene encoding quinolinate synthase NadA encodes MEAIVQEIQDLKKQRQAIILAHYYQWPEVQDVADIVGDSLELAKAAARTEAEVIVLCGVHFMAESAALLAPEKTVLLPESSAGCPMADMVGEEQLVQWKEAHPQAKVVAYVNTSAVVKALSDVCCTSANAVQVVASLPKEEKVLFLPDRNLGAYVAAQTGRELELWPGWCNTHAKVRMGDLQAAKKAYPQALVLAHPECRPEVLAAADQITSTAGMIRFAENSTAEEFLIVTEEGVLHRLQQACPEKKFYLATSKLFCPNMKKTSLRSVRAALKNMKPAVAVTPAVRQPALQSLQRMLELS; translated from the coding sequence ATGGAGGCTATAGTTCAAGAAATCCAGGACCTGAAAAAACAGAGGCAGGCAATCATTTTAGCGCACTATTATCAATGGCCGGAAGTGCAGGATGTAGCTGATATAGTTGGCGACTCACTGGAATTGGCCAAGGCTGCCGCTAGGACCGAGGCGGAGGTTATTGTCCTTTGTGGTGTGCATTTTATGGCGGAGAGCGCTGCCTTATTAGCACCGGAGAAAACGGTGCTTTTGCCTGAATCGAGCGCAGGCTGCCCGATGGCGGACATGGTTGGAGAGGAACAACTGGTTCAATGGAAAGAAGCGCATCCGCAGGCGAAGGTGGTTGCCTATGTCAATACTTCGGCTGTGGTGAAGGCGCTGAGCGATGTGTGCTGTACTTCGGCTAATGCGGTGCAGGTAGTTGCTTCTTTGCCCAAAGAAGAGAAAGTTTTGTTTTTACCAGATCGTAACTTGGGTGCATATGTCGCGGCGCAGACAGGACGCGAACTTGAATTGTGGCCAGGCTGGTGCAACACCCATGCAAAAGTGCGCATGGGCGATCTGCAGGCGGCGAAAAAGGCATATCCCCAGGCATTGGTGTTGGCACATCCGGAATGCCGCCCAGAGGTGCTGGCGGCAGCTGACCAGATAACAAGTACGGCAGGCATGATTCGTTTTGCAGAAAACAGCACGGCGGAAGAATTTTTGATTGTGACCGAAGAAGGGGTGCTGCACCGCCTGCAGCAAGCGTGCCCAGAAAAAAAGTTTTATTTAGCTACGTCTAAGCTTTTTTGCCCTAATATGAAAAAGACCTCGCTGCGTTCTGTGCGGGCGGCTTTGAAAAATATGAAGCCCGCGGTAGCGGTAACTCCTGCAGTGCGTCAGCCGGCGCTGCAGAGCTTGCAGCGTATGTTGGAGTTGAGCTGA
- a CDS encoding RsiV family protein: MKQACFAFLLLACLSVFPATKANAFFQVVPQAFAETPKGSAFIPQLQRTQRPKLEFQINQLLLLEVQKDWEEYQLEIHRMTADGQLPLEYNQRSHFFSEYYVAYNGADLLSLTQKSYAIFDASPDLVKFHTMTLRYQNGQVLELKDLFIPQAAYRDRLEQWIRDDINRRSGSHWDFRGITNQKSFYLTPEGLVLYYEPCEISPASDGILRFVVPFDALKDILVPELALDN, translated from the coding sequence ATGAAACAAGCCTGCTTTGCTTTTTTACTGCTTGCCTGTCTGAGCGTATTCCCTGCAACGAAGGCCAACGCTTTCTTTCAAGTCGTTCCTCAAGCTTTCGCCGAAACCCCTAAAGGCAGCGCTTTCATCCCTCAGCTGCAGCGAACCCAGCGGCCTAAGCTGGAATTTCAAATCAACCAATTGCTGCTGCTGGAAGTACAAAAAGACTGGGAAGAGTATCAGTTGGAAATCCACCGCATGACCGCCGACGGCCAGCTTCCTTTGGAATACAACCAACGCAGCCATTTTTTCTCGGAATACTATGTAGCCTATAATGGCGCCGATTTACTTAGCCTTACCCAAAAAAGCTACGCAATTTTTGACGCTTCTCCTGACCTGGTTAAGTTTCATACCATGACCTTGCGCTATCAAAACGGGCAGGTTTTAGAATTAAAAGATTTATTTATTCCCCAAGCCGCCTATCGTGACCGTCTCGAACAATGGATTCGGGACGACATTAACCGACGCAGCGGCTCGCACTGGGACTTCCGAGGAATAACCAATCAAAAGTCTTTCTACTTGACCCCCGAAGGGCTTGTGCTTTACTACGAACCCTGTGAAATCAGTCCTGCCAGCGATGGCATCCTGCGTTTTGTCGTCCCCTTCGACGCCCTCAAGGACATCTTGGTTCCCGAACTGGCCTTGGACAATTAA